In Macadamia integrifolia cultivar HAES 741 unplaced genomic scaffold, SCU_Mint_v3 scaffold424, whole genome shotgun sequence, one genomic interval encodes:
- the LOC122068544 gene encoding ATPase family AAA domain-containing protein At1g05910-like isoform X1 encodes MLSQMDPALVSFCDKIAVQGGPTHFPDVTGSSGFPISPVVQQATVTRASARLRNVQPEVNLTQSYEVLKRMKKNIDFEKAAGGNSGSTAEDESQSADPGPSKVTPAQSAPSQEPDSNGVVEGPEKSSADVEPLDTSTNASSHIGERKSQEDAVMSDGEISSQVESLKQCLVDRTEGYGVPELESLYTRMMKGVIETKLKAGEEFRPSILRFLLRFAEDHGNL; translated from the exons ATGCTATCACAGATGGACCCAGCATTAGTCTCTTTCTGTGACAAGATTGCAGTCCAAGGGGGGCCTACCCATTTTCCGGATGTTACGGGAAGCTCTGGCTTCCCTATTTCTCCCGTTGTTCAACAGGCAACTGTTACCAGAGCAAGTGCTCGACTTCGTAACGTCCAGCCTGAGGTTAATCTAACTCAAAGTTATGAAGTATTAAAACGGATGAAGAAGAATATTGACTTTGAGAAAGCTG CGGGTGGTAATTCTGGTTCAACAGCAGAAGATGAGTCACAGTCTGCAGATCCAGGACCGTCAAAGGTAACACCTGCTCAATCAGCCCCTTCTCAGGAACCTGATTCAAATGGTGTGGTCGAGGGACCAGAGAAATCTTCGGCTGATGTAGAACCATTGGACACTTCCACCAATGCTTCAAGCCATATCGGGGAGCGCAAATCCCAAGAAGATGCTGTTATGTCGGATGGGGAGATTTCCAGCCAGGTTGAATCTCTCAAGCAGTGTTTGGTTGATCGTACTGAAGGATACGGTGTACCAGAGCTTGAAAGCCTTTACACACGTATGATGAAGGGTGtaattgaaaccaaactgaaagcTGGGGAAGAGTTCAGGCCttcaattttgagatttttgttGAGGTTTGCTGAAGACCATGGAAATCTCTGA
- the LOC122068544 gene encoding ATPase family AAA domain-containing protein At1g05910-like isoform X2 — translation MLSQMDPALVSFCDKIAVQGGPTHFPDVTGSSGFPISPVVQQATVTRASARLRNVQPEVNLTQSYEVLKRMKKNIDFEKAAEDESQSADPGPSKVTPAQSAPSQEPDSNGVVEGPEKSSADVEPLDTSTNASSHIGERKSQEDAVMSDGEISSQVESLKQCLVDRTEGYGVPELESLYTRMMKGVIETKLKAGEEFRPSILRFLLRFAEDHGNL, via the exons ATGCTATCACAGATGGACCCAGCATTAGTCTCTTTCTGTGACAAGATTGCAGTCCAAGGGGGGCCTACCCATTTTCCGGATGTTACGGGAAGCTCTGGCTTCCCTATTTCTCCCGTTGTTCAACAGGCAACTGTTACCAGAGCAAGTGCTCGACTTCGTAACGTCCAGCCTGAGGTTAATCTAACTCAAAGTTATGAAGTATTAAAACGGATGAAGAAGAATATTGACTTTGAGAAAGCTG CAGAAGATGAGTCACAGTCTGCAGATCCAGGACCGTCAAAGGTAACACCTGCTCAATCAGCCCCTTCTCAGGAACCTGATTCAAATGGTGTGGTCGAGGGACCAGAGAAATCTTCGGCTGATGTAGAACCATTGGACACTTCCACCAATGCTTCAAGCCATATCGGGGAGCGCAAATCCCAAGAAGATGCTGTTATGTCGGATGGGGAGATTTCCAGCCAGGTTGAATCTCTCAAGCAGTGTTTGGTTGATCGTACTGAAGGATACGGTGTACCAGAGCTTGAAAGCCTTTACACACGTATGATGAAGGGTGtaattgaaaccaaactgaaagcTGGGGAAGAGTTCAGGCCttcaattttgagatttttgttGAGGTTTGCTGAAGACCATGGAAATCTCTGA